A window from Micromonospora terminaliae encodes these proteins:
- a CDS encoding barstar family protein yields the protein MTNKSDELPVLIIDGATFSDFDGFGREFSRLLCNYTWRGNLDAFNDILRGGFGTPENGWVLRWLNSESSRAALGYQATAQRLEQLLLTCHPSNRAYIELRLGRARRGEGQPLFDEIVEIIRDHGPGGHQSKDGVILELV from the coding sequence ATGACCAACAAGAGCGATGAGCTTCCCGTGCTGATCATCGACGGAGCGACCTTCTCTGACTTCGATGGCTTTGGCCGCGAGTTCTCGCGGCTGCTCTGCAACTACACCTGGCGGGGAAACCTGGATGCCTTCAACGACATACTCCGAGGGGGGTTCGGAACGCCCGAGAACGGCTGGGTGCTCCGGTGGCTTAACTCTGAATCGTCTCGGGCTGCGCTCGGCTATCAGGCGACAGCCCAACGGCTGGAGCAGCTTCTCCTCACCTGCCATCCCTCGAACCGCGCATACATCGAGCTCAGGCTCGGCAGGGCGCGCCGCGGCGAGGGCCAGCCCCTGTTCGACGAGATCGTTGAGATCATCCGCGACCACGGCCCAGGCGGTCACCAGTCCAAAGACGGTGTCATCCTGGAGTTGGTCTAG
- a CDS encoding DUF402 domain-containing protein: MIFERGQTIVRRHLYPDGRVGSVLCGRVVSDDDRGLALWVDVGSQAMRRVDAAGRPTRQLSLLTELQMTTVHSLSTWQPFRTLMLMPPGAAHSIWWSWRTDGDFDGWYVNLERPITRWAGGVDVYDQELDLLVYPDGRWSWKDEDAFAEYTGHPAFWDEAEAAGVRAEGERLLALARAAAAPFDGRWMDFQPDPAWRPTVMPHWWELPADATCWGPEYFQP; this comes from the coding sequence ATGATCTTTGAGCGGGGGCAGACGATCGTCCGTCGGCACCTGTACCCGGACGGCCGGGTCGGCTCGGTGCTGTGCGGGCGGGTGGTCAGCGACGACGACCGCGGGCTGGCGCTGTGGGTCGACGTGGGCTCACAGGCCATGCGCCGGGTTGACGCCGCCGGCCGGCCGACCCGGCAACTGTCACTGCTCACCGAGCTGCAGATGACCACGGTGCACAGCCTGAGCACGTGGCAGCCCTTCCGGACGCTGATGCTGATGCCGCCCGGTGCGGCCCATTCGATCTGGTGGAGCTGGCGGACCGACGGCGACTTCGACGGCTGGTATGTCAACCTGGAGCGCCCGATCACCCGGTGGGCCGGCGGGGTCGACGTCTACGACCAGGAGCTCGACCTGCTCGTCTATCCGGATGGTAGGTGGTCGTGGAAGGACGAGGACGCGTTCGCCGAGTACACCGGCCACCCGGCGTTCTGGGATGAGGCCGAGGCCGCCGGAGTCCGGGCCGAGGGCGAACGGTTGCTTGCCTTGGCCCGTGCGGCGGCCGCACCCTTCGACGGCCGGTGGATGGACTTCCAGCCGGATCCGGCGTGGCGGCCGACGGTGATGCCGCACTGGTGGGAGTTGCCGGCGGACGCGACCTGCTGGGGTCCCGAGTACTTCCAGCCCTGA
- a CDS encoding class I SAM-dependent methyltransferase, with protein MIDMTVRYDEVLGPLREAYDAEAGLRDGLIKEPWKLAERRAFRDRLSPGARLLEIGAGTGQDSAYFQQDDFAVVAADLSPVMVEHCRAKGIEAHVMDFLHLNFPASSFDAVFAMNCLLHVPNHDLPAVLAAIRAVLRPGGLFFLGVYGGNESAEGPMDDDDHVPPRFFSWRTDEQLLGFATTWFDVVDFHSVDTGRGHRFQSLTLRRSDSE; from the coding sequence ATGATCGACATGACCGTGCGATACGACGAGGTGCTCGGTCCGCTGCGTGAGGCGTACGACGCGGAGGCGGGCTTGCGTGACGGGCTCATCAAGGAGCCGTGGAAGCTGGCGGAACGGCGGGCGTTCCGTGACCGACTGTCGCCGGGCGCGCGGCTGCTGGAGATCGGAGCCGGCACCGGGCAGGACAGCGCCTACTTCCAGCAGGACGACTTCGCCGTCGTCGCGGCTGACCTCTCGCCGGTGATGGTCGAGCACTGCCGGGCCAAGGGCATCGAGGCCCACGTCATGGACTTCCTGCACCTGAACTTCCCGGCCAGCTCGTTCGACGCGGTGTTCGCGATGAACTGCCTGCTGCACGTGCCCAACCACGACCTGCCCGCAGTCCTGGCGGCGATCCGGGCGGTCCTACGCCCCGGCGGGCTCTTCTTCCTCGGCGTGTACGGCGGTAACGAGAGCGCCGAAGGCCCCATGGACGATGACGATCACGTGCCCCCTCGCTTCTTCTCATGGCGCACTGACGAGCAGTTGCTCGGCTTCGCCACCACATGGTTCGACGTCGTGGACTTCCACTCCGTCGACACCGGCCGCGGCCACCGGTTCCAGTCGCTGACGCTGCGCCGCTCGGACTCCGAATAG
- the mraY gene encoding phospho-N-acetylmuramoyl-pentapeptide-transferase encodes MRAVIVAAAVAFVISLLGTPVAIRVFTALKAGQPIRSLGLASNQGKKGTPAMGGVVFIVATVLAYVAGHLALPTLPDRQIAQEGPTMTALVLLGLFVFCGAVGFFDDFLKVRRRNSDGLSAKGKLLGQAIVGVGFGIAALYEPSTNGQTVASEHISLIRDISWLDVGKVGAVMVFVFVIMAMSNGVNLTDGLDGLATGASILVLGAYALIGFWQYRHWCADDAYARANDYCYQVRDPLEIAMIAAAAAAACVGFLWWNTSPARIFMGDVGSLGLGGLIGGLAVATRTTLLSVVIGGLFVLITTTWVIQIVSFRTTGRRVFRMVPLHHHFELAGWSEVNIVVRFWIVAGVCVAIGLGVFYSDFLAVVG; translated from the coding sequence GTGAGGGCGGTCATCGTCGCGGCGGCGGTCGCGTTCGTCATCTCCCTGCTCGGCACGCCGGTGGCGATTCGCGTCTTCACCGCGCTCAAGGCCGGCCAGCCGATCCGATCCCTCGGGCTCGCCAGCAACCAGGGCAAGAAGGGCACGCCCGCGATGGGCGGCGTCGTCTTCATCGTGGCGACCGTCCTCGCCTACGTCGCCGGGCATCTCGCCCTGCCCACGCTGCCCGACCGGCAGATCGCGCAGGAGGGGCCCACCATGACGGCCCTGGTGCTGCTCGGGCTGTTCGTCTTCTGCGGCGCGGTCGGCTTCTTCGACGACTTCCTCAAGGTGCGCCGGCGCAACTCCGACGGACTGTCCGCCAAGGGCAAGCTGCTCGGCCAGGCGATCGTCGGCGTCGGGTTCGGCATCGCCGCGCTCTACGAGCCGAGCACCAACGGCCAGACCGTGGCCAGCGAGCACATCTCGCTCATCCGCGACATCAGCTGGCTGGACGTCGGCAAGGTCGGCGCGGTGATGGTCTTCGTCTTCGTGATCATGGCGATGTCGAACGGCGTGAACCTCACCGACGGCCTCGACGGCCTGGCCACCGGCGCGTCCATCCTGGTGCTCGGCGCGTACGCGCTGATCGGCTTCTGGCAGTACCGGCACTGGTGCGCCGACGACGCGTACGCCCGCGCGAACGACTACTGCTACCAGGTCCGGGATCCCCTGGAGATCGCCATGATCGCGGCGGCGGCGGCCGCCGCCTGCGTGGGCTTCCTGTGGTGGAACACGTCCCCGGCGCGGATCTTCATGGGCGACGTGGGTTCGCTCGGGCTCGGCGGCCTGATCGGCGGGCTGGCGGTGGCAACCCGCACCACGCTGCTGTCGGTCGTGATCGGCGGCCTCTTCGTCCTCATCACGACGACCTGGGTGATCCAGATCGTCTCGTTCCGGACCACCGGCAGACGGGTCTTCCGGATGGTGCCGTTGCACCACCACTTCGAGTTGGCCGGATGGAGCGAGGTCAACATCGTGGTCCGGTTCTGGATCGTGGCCGGCGTCTGCGTGGCGATCGGACTGGGCGTGTTCTACTCGGATTTCCTGGCGGTCGTCGGATAG
- a CDS encoding M20/M25/M40 family metallo-hydrolase, with the protein MRDRRTTTLSVLLAATLTATVAPAPHASAAGPGAERFQPGVTYDLSVTDAERDAIHAEVEALAGRVGSARAGDGTYDPLTLVGAMLDGSSYDSISRGGTAATAYPFPVSNTEANQHEYDRKVAKLAWVVKLATDLGFPVVVQRQPDKYVYAEIGDPDAPEMVMALSHLDSPTASVSPAQLARWRDADGNLGTPGAYHSPYVKDGWVYGAGIQDDSGPTLATLLAAKALLQAGLPLDRRIRIVMGIYEDGGPGTPSTTNTATFQSIPYNSNPSFYDNWAYKNLNREEIPIAAYTSDSRFPVIVGNSGSVTPSVSMSLSADSAKAFRLTAATAGVTLREGDPTLKDIAYGSTTQIASRAIFTLDVAGAGSADRDRFVSAITAAATTKGWLPAAPRTTPKVQTTITGDSLTLEINTDVAMEMPTPQYGRNAVVWGMFLLSQGLGALGGTAADMQLKKAADGIADLFFRDGVEGEAYIGKYMGIPANLLRNPSNGTPNLTFALMGGINSETPTSFYTDASGSLSMPMYVRSMHVTAADSGQATAAVTAAFQAKGFTIGNLGSPVGAGLYVTHDNPLTALQFGSYQASINRNPEEFADPYALRDIVYPQGTTGGTLASSFRNKMTAFGAVIPGNERWWHTANERMKVDSAVQMTKIMADGMLEMARYSGPAGAKFMWADMPGLNADRADLDLLDVTIGTYKDASAAVGTSQLGNQALLGATSFNIPMWNGRGNSTPTASAFELGHAPGGVYLPLTDPEYQTSTYVAPMRLEFKVERPGHMSDAAWATFVAGGYGAFQFNILVGDKVVPLAVPAGQSTDKYFSSRMSANNPDAIYLSVNLAITDAPYTGVQARLADSKTDLYKVNPAYLASNPDPFPGRGAVEQRGFFVFGDGQKDAEFSSPDAVYVTVDNAVVDAKPSAVVKKLKGDTNELTITVQQTRVDGSEAPVTATFTIDNNAAGTYTVGDYKVYVDTKGNTQVRSISIV; encoded by the coding sequence ATGAGAGACAGACGGACGACGACCCTCTCCGTCCTGCTCGCCGCGACCCTCACGGCGACCGTTGCGCCCGCACCCCACGCGTCCGCGGCCGGCCCCGGCGCCGAGCGCTTCCAGCCGGGCGTCACCTACGACCTGTCGGTGACCGACGCCGAGCGCGACGCGATCCACGCGGAAGTCGAGGCGTTGGCCGGACGCGTCGGCAGCGCGCGGGCGGGTGACGGCACCTACGACCCGCTCACCCTGGTCGGGGCGATGCTGGACGGGTCGAGCTACGACTCCATCTCCCGGGGCGGCACGGCCGCGACGGCGTACCCCTTCCCGGTCAGCAACACCGAAGCCAACCAGCACGAGTACGACCGCAAGGTCGCCAAGCTCGCCTGGGTGGTCAAGCTGGCCACCGACCTGGGTTTCCCGGTGGTCGTCCAGCGCCAGCCCGACAAGTACGTCTACGCGGAGATCGGTGACCCGGACGCCCCGGAGATGGTCATGGCGTTGAGTCACCTCGACTCGCCGACGGCCTCCGTCTCGCCGGCCCAGCTCGCGCGCTGGCGGGACGCCGACGGCAACCTCGGCACTCCTGGCGCGTACCACTCGCCGTACGTCAAGGACGGCTGGGTCTACGGGGCGGGCATCCAGGACGACAGCGGCCCGACGCTGGCGACGCTGCTCGCGGCCAAGGCGCTGCTTCAGGCGGGGTTGCCCCTCGACCGGCGTATCCGCATCGTCATGGGCATCTACGAGGACGGCGGTCCCGGCACGCCCTCGACGACGAACACCGCCACCTTCCAGTCCATCCCGTACAACTCGAACCCGAGCTTCTACGACAACTGGGCCTACAAGAACCTTAACCGCGAGGAAATCCCGATCGCGGCCTACACCTCCGACTCGCGGTTCCCGGTCATCGTCGGCAACTCGGGATCGGTGACCCCGTCGGTGTCCATGAGCCTGTCCGCGGACAGCGCCAAAGCCTTCCGGCTGACCGCTGCCACCGCCGGTGTCACCCTGCGCGAAGGCGACCCGACGCTCAAGGACATCGCCTACGGCAGCACCACCCAGATCGCCTCGCGGGCCATCTTCACCCTCGACGTGGCGGGCGCCGGCTCCGCCGATCGCGACCGATTCGTGTCGGCGATCACCGCTGCCGCGACCACGAAGGGCTGGCTCCCGGCCGCTCCCCGCACCACGCCCAAGGTGCAGACCACGATCACCGGCGACTCGCTGACGCTGGAGATCAACACCGACGTGGCGATGGAGATGCCGACCCCGCAGTACGGCAGGAATGCCGTCGTGTGGGGTATGTTCCTGCTCTCCCAGGGACTCGGCGCCCTGGGCGGCACGGCCGCCGACATGCAGTTGAAGAAGGCCGCCGACGGCATCGCCGACCTGTTCTTCCGCGACGGTGTCGAGGGCGAGGCCTACATCGGCAAGTACATGGGCATCCCGGCGAACCTGCTGCGCAACCCGAGCAACGGCACGCCGAACCTGACCTTCGCCCTCATGGGCGGCATCAATTCGGAGACGCCGACGAGCTTCTACACGGACGCCTCCGGCAGCCTCAGCATGCCGATGTACGTGCGCAGCATGCACGTGACCGCGGCCGACTCCGGCCAGGCGACAGCGGCGGTCACGGCCGCCTTCCAGGCGAAGGGCTTCACCATCGGCAACCTCGGCTCGCCGGTCGGGGCCGGGTTGTACGTCACGCACGACAACCCGCTGACGGCTCTCCAGTTCGGGAGCTACCAGGCCTCGATCAACCGCAACCCGGAGGAGTTCGCGGACCCGTATGCCCTCCGGGACATCGTCTACCCGCAGGGCACGACCGGTGGCACGCTGGCCAGCAGCTTCCGCAACAAGATGACCGCCTTCGGCGCCGTCATCCCGGGTAACGAGCGCTGGTGGCACACGGCCAACGAGCGGATGAAGGTCGACTCGGCGGTGCAGATGACCAAGATCATGGCCGATGGCATGCTGGAGATGGCCCGGTACTCCGGGCCGGCCGGTGCGAAGTTCATGTGGGCGGACATGCCGGGGCTGAACGCCGACCGGGCGGACCTCGACCTGCTCGACGTCACGATCGGGACCTACAAGGACGCGTCGGCCGCGGTCGGCACGAGCCAGTTGGGCAACCAGGCCCTGCTCGGCGCCACCTCCTTCAACATCCCGATGTGGAACGGGCGCGGCAACTCGACCCCGACGGCGTCGGCCTTCGAACTGGGTCACGCCCCGGGAGGGGTCTACCTGCCCCTGACCGACCCCGAGTACCAGACCAGCACGTACGTGGCGCCGATGCGCCTCGAGTTCAAGGTGGAGCGCCCCGGCCACATGTCGGACGCGGCCTGGGCGACGTTCGTCGCCGGGGGCTACGGCGCCTTCCAGTTCAACATCCTCGTCGGCGACAAGGTCGTGCCGCTGGCCGTTCCGGCGGGGCAGAGTACGGACAAGTACTTCTCCTCGCGCATGTCGGCCAACAACCCCGACGCCATCTACCTGTCGGTCAACCTCGCGATCACCGACGCGCCGTACACCGGGGTGCAGGCCAGGCTCGCGGATTCCAAGACGGACCTGTACAAGGTCAACCCGGCGTACCTGGCCTCGAACCCGGATCCGTTCCCCGGGCGCGGGGCCGTCGAACAGCGGGGCTTCTTCGTCTTCGGTGACGGTCAGAAGGACGCGGAGTTCTCCTCGCCGGACGCGGTCTACGTGACGGTCGACAACGCGGTCGTCGACGCGAAGCCGTCGGCCGTGGTGAAGAAGCTGAAGGGCGACACGAACGAGCTGACCATCACGGTCCAGCAGACCCGTGTCGACGGCAGCGAGGCTCCGGTGACGGCCACGTTCACCATCGACAACAACGCGGCCGGCACCTACACCGTCGGCGACTACAAGGTGTACGTCGACACCAAGGGCAACACCCAGGTGCGGTCGATCTCCATCGTGTGA
- a CDS encoding bifunctional YncE family protein/alkaline phosphatase family protein, with the protein MTAGTTAVVVAAGTGISFAQTHQFGTDQVGQLTDKGLVISDDQYLSPIGERLVLNNGKIMSSSVSPDGTHLAASVTDGGMALAVVDLKNHRVQQLVGNNAAADLRISGNDVGQEGPTYSPDGTRLWLGQADGYRTFTVNPDGTLANPAFIRIPQDGPRRALASEAVFSPDGSTVYSAVNGQNRVVAIDTATGAVRQSWAVGNAPRDLVLVGGKLYVSNEGGRPAKPGEPTINSYNTQVPADQVTASTTTGTVSVIDLANPAAAVASIDVGLHPTALYARNGAVFVTNTNSDDVSVIDTARDRVVQTIATRPWPEATVGYQPNAVTLTDDGHLLVTLGRANAVAVYRYTTPLEPVSYVGLLPTDYFPAEITSVGNDVLIANTRGIDARRPTTSAGHGTHDTTSSLQRFALPDDKVIRSETGKVFSQNGWTGGSVKLAQGNRAKPVPVPQRLGDPSTIKHVFLIVKENRTYDQVFGDDPRGNGDPSLAQFGENVTPNQHALAKQFGLYDNTYDIGTNSAEGHNWLMQADNPEYTESTAGEYIRSYDTEDDALGHQRTGFIWTGAQAAGRTVRNFGEFHQFLTKPADATWQNLYCDSRNMAATGQDTAYRLASSSPIPSLNSVSVPGFPKYDLGVPDIYRYEIWNRDFQKNGPANLNMFWLSSDHTGGPPNAAAQVADNDLAVGRIVDTISHSRYWKDSAIFVVEDDSQAGLDHVDGHRAPIQIISPWARHGVVDNHYYSQITMIRTIEQILGIRPMNQKDSAASPMRQAFTGKPDLTPFTAVPNRTSLTAGLATPPACGLDTPAPQNPLAAAAPAATVPADKQQLAAQWDEWKSHQRLTGPDAKPDYANPAQMNHFTWYQAHDWKKPYPGEDQIFAPENVPGAFIPPAESDG; encoded by the coding sequence GTGACGGCCGGGACCACCGCCGTCGTCGTCGCCGCCGGCACCGGCATCAGTTTCGCCCAGACCCACCAGTTCGGCACCGACCAGGTCGGCCAGCTGACCGACAAGGGCCTGGTCATCTCCGACGACCAGTATCTCAGCCCCATCGGCGAGCGCCTGGTCCTCAACAACGGCAAGATCATGTCGTCCTCGGTCAGCCCGGACGGCACGCACCTGGCGGCCTCGGTCACCGACGGTGGCATGGCTCTCGCCGTCGTGGACCTGAAGAACCACCGCGTGCAGCAGCTCGTCGGCAACAACGCGGCGGCGGACCTGCGTATCAGCGGCAACGACGTGGGCCAGGAAGGCCCCACGTACTCTCCCGACGGCACCCGGCTGTGGCTGGGCCAGGCCGACGGCTACCGCACCTTCACGGTGAACCCGGACGGCACCCTCGCCAACCCGGCGTTCATCCGGATCCCCCAGGACGGGCCCCGGCGGGCGCTGGCGAGTGAGGCGGTGTTCTCGCCCGACGGCTCCACCGTGTACTCGGCGGTCAACGGCCAGAACCGGGTGGTCGCCATCGACACGGCGACCGGGGCCGTCAGGCAGAGCTGGGCCGTGGGCAACGCCCCGCGCGACCTGGTCCTGGTCGGCGGCAAGCTCTACGTCAGCAACGAGGGCGGGCGTCCGGCGAAGCCCGGTGAGCCCACCATCAACTCGTACAACACGCAGGTGCCGGCCGACCAGGTGACCGCTTCCACCACCACCGGCACGGTCAGCGTCATCGACCTGGCGAACCCGGCCGCGGCCGTCGCGAGCATCGACGTCGGCCTGCACCCGACCGCCCTGTACGCCAGGAACGGCGCGGTGTTCGTCACCAACACCAACAGCGACGACGTGTCGGTCATCGACACCGCGCGCGACAGGGTCGTCCAGACCATCGCCACCCGGCCGTGGCCGGAGGCGACCGTGGGCTACCAGCCCAACGCCGTGACGCTCACCGACGACGGCCACCTGCTGGTGACGCTCGGTCGGGCCAACGCCGTCGCCGTCTACCGGTACACGACCCCGCTGGAGCCGGTCAGCTACGTCGGCCTGCTCCCGACGGACTACTTCCCCGCGGAGATCACCAGCGTCGGCAACGACGTGCTGATCGCCAACACCCGCGGCATCGACGCCCGCCGCCCGACCACCAGCGCCGGGCACGGCACCCACGACACCACGTCGAGCCTGCAGCGGTTCGCACTGCCCGACGACAAGGTCATCAGGTCCGAGACCGGCAAGGTCTTCAGCCAGAACGGCTGGACCGGTGGCTCGGTCAAGCTGGCGCAGGGCAACAGGGCGAAGCCGGTGCCCGTGCCGCAGCGGCTCGGCGACCCCTCGACGATCAAGCACGTCTTCCTGATCGTTAAGGAGAACCGGACCTACGACCAGGTCTTCGGTGACGACCCGCGGGGCAACGGCGACCCGTCGTTGGCACAGTTCGGCGAGAACGTGACGCCGAACCAGCACGCGCTGGCGAAGCAGTTCGGGCTCTACGACAACACCTACGACATCGGTACGAACTCGGCCGAGGGTCACAACTGGCTGATGCAGGCCGACAACCCGGAGTACACCGAGTCCACGGCCGGTGAGTACATCCGCAGCTACGACACCGAGGACGACGCCCTCGGCCACCAGCGGACCGGCTTCATCTGGACCGGCGCGCAGGCGGCCGGCAGGACCGTCCGGAACTTCGGCGAGTTCCACCAGTTCCTGACCAAGCCGGCCGACGCCACCTGGCAGAACCTCTACTGCGACAGCAGGAACATGGCGGCGACGGGGCAGGACACCGCCTACCGCCTGGCCTCGTCCTCCCCGATCCCGTCCCTCAACAGCGTGTCCGTGCCCGGCTTCCCGAAGTACGACCTGGGCGTGCCGGACATCTACCGGTACGAGATCTGGAACCGTGACTTCCAGAAGAACGGGCCGGCGAACTTGAACATGTTCTGGCTCTCCAGCGACCACACCGGTGGCCCGCCGAACGCGGCCGCCCAGGTCGCGGACAACGACCTGGCCGTCGGCAGGATCGTCGACACGATCTCGCACAGCCGCTACTGGAAGGACTCCGCGATCTTCGTGGTCGAGGACGACTCCCAGGCCGGCCTGGACCACGTCGACGGCCACCGCGCCCCGATCCAGATCATCAGCCCCTGGGCCCGGCACGGCGTCGTGGACAACCACTACTACTCCCAGATCACGATGATCCGGACCATCGAGCAGATCCTCGGGATCCGCCCGATGAACCAGAAGGACAGCGCGGCCAGCCCGATGCGCCAGGCCTTCACCGGGAAGCCGGACCTCACGCCGTTCACCGCGGTGCCCAACCGGACCTCGCTGACCGCGGGGCTGGCCACCCCGCCGGCCTGCGGTCTGGACACCCCCGCGCCGCAGAATCCCCTCGCCGCGGCCGCACCGGCGGCGACGGTGCCGGCGGACAAGCAGCAACTGGCGGCGCAGTGGGACGAGTGGAAGTCGCACCAGCGGCTGACCGGCCCGGACGCCAAACCCGACTACGCCAATCCCGCGCAGATGAACCACTTCACCTGGTACCAGGCGCACGACTGGAAGAAGCCGTACCCCGGCGAGGACCAGATCTTCGCGCCGGAGAACGTCCCCGGCGCCTTCATCCCGCCGGCGGAGTCCGACGGCTGA
- a CDS encoding ABC transporter permease, whose product MTATVADRATVGARRVSVARGYRFELVKLVSQWRIRLLVLACWIAPALFVAAVSQQSSLPVDTLFGRWMHATGWAGPLVTLGFAGTWALPLLTSVVAGDVFASEDRLGTWRHLLVAVRSPRRIFAAKALSSLTVILLLVAGLACSSAVGGVLAVGNQPLVGLDGHLLTPGDAAAKVLLAWICVLAPTLALAAVGLLGSVALGRSPMGLLLPALVALAMQLAQMLPLPVAVRLALPGYGFIAWNGLFTGPAQLGPLLVGVVVSLLWAVTATALAYLLFLRRDFTNLTSDGSGRRAFSVGVLPLAGLLAATVGVVAVVTPASGSGIEQDRVERAVATAFAHLYRMQTEQLNRPDVTEAQLKATATCNKGGGKLTAEGPGNDWRCVVSWHLPDVEAAGTAIYQLDVTPDGRFVADGDGPKEVNGYFLVRTPTGDAPNPLWQFDGTVELLHTTKG is encoded by the coding sequence ATGACGGCGACCGTCGCCGACCGCGCCACCGTCGGCGCCCGCCGCGTCTCCGTGGCGCGCGGCTACCGCTTCGAGCTCGTCAAGCTGGTGTCGCAGTGGCGGATCCGGCTGCTGGTCCTCGCCTGCTGGATCGCGCCGGCGCTGTTCGTCGCCGCGGTGAGCCAGCAGAGCTCCCTGCCGGTCGACACCCTCTTCGGTCGCTGGATGCACGCCACCGGGTGGGCCGGACCGTTGGTGACGCTCGGTTTCGCGGGCACCTGGGCGCTCCCGCTGCTGACGTCGGTGGTGGCCGGCGACGTGTTCGCCTCCGAGGACCGGCTCGGCACCTGGCGGCACCTGCTGGTGGCCGTCCGGTCGCCGCGCCGGATCTTCGCCGCGAAGGCACTGTCCAGCCTCACCGTCATCCTGCTGCTCGTGGCCGGGCTGGCCTGCTCCAGCGCGGTGGGCGGCGTCCTGGCGGTCGGCAACCAGCCGCTGGTCGGCCTCGACGGCCACCTGCTCACGCCGGGCGATGCCGCCGCGAAGGTCCTGCTCGCCTGGATCTGCGTACTCGCCCCGACCCTGGCGCTGGCCGCTGTCGGGCTGCTCGGGTCCGTGGCGCTGGGGCGGTCCCCGATGGGGCTGCTGCTGCCGGCGCTCGTCGCGCTCGCCATGCAGCTGGCCCAGATGCTGCCGCTGCCGGTGGCCGTACGCCTCGCCCTGCCCGGCTACGGCTTCATCGCCTGGAACGGACTGTTCACCGGTCCGGCGCAGCTCGGTCCGCTTCTGGTCGGCGTCGTGGTCAGCCTGCTGTGGGCCGTGACCGCGACGGCGCTGGCCTACCTGCTGTTCCTGCGGCGCGACTTCACCAACCTGACCTCCGACGGCTCCGGACGCCGGGCCTTCTCCGTCGGGGTCCTGCCGCTGGCGGGGTTGCTCGCCGCCACCGTGGGGGTCGTCGCCGTGGTGACGCCGGCCAGCGGCTCCGGTATCGAGCAGGACAGGGTGGAGCGCGCGGTCGCCACGGCGTTCGCGCACCTTTACCGCATGCAGACCGAGCAGCTCAACCGCCCCGACGTCACCGAAGCGCAGCTCAAGGCCACGGCGACGTGCAACAAGGGCGGCGGCAAGCTCACCGCCGAAGGACCGGGCAACGACTGGCGCTGCGTCGTCTCCTGGCATCTCCCCGACGTCGAGGCCGCGGGAACGGCCATCTACCAGCTCGACGTCACCCCCGACGGGCGGTTCGTGGCCGACGGCGACGGACCGAAGGAAGTGAACGGCTACTTCCTGGTACGCACCCCCACCGGGGACGCACCGAACCCGCTCTGGCAGTTCGACGGCACCGTCGAACTGCTCCACACCACGAAGGGATGA
- a CDS encoding ABC transporter ATP-binding protein, translating into MDAPLAIRAAGLTKCFGNVVALDGIHLDVPQGQIHGLVGPNGAGKTTLLGLLLGLAAADSGRLEILGTPVARALAAPEGVAGFVDGPGLYPSLTARQNLAALAALHGDDARTSGIDDALDQVGLTDVADDRANGFSLGMRQRLGLAAALLARPRLLVLDEPANGLDPAGTRHVHRVLTRLAAEGTSVVLSSHRMDDLEALCSEVTILATGRVVFSGPLGKLAAENRELDYRLRTSDPQAACRLATDTAGIHVDDDAGARDAQVLVVRALVPALDELVARLINAGIAVRELAPVVSPLEAAFLALIEPQETDR; encoded by the coding sequence ATGGACGCACCTCTCGCAATCCGGGCCGCCGGGCTCACCAAGTGTTTCGGCAACGTCGTGGCACTCGACGGCATCCACCTGGATGTGCCGCAGGGACAGATCCACGGCCTGGTCGGGCCCAACGGCGCCGGTAAGACCACCCTGCTGGGCCTCCTGCTGGGCCTCGCCGCAGCCGACAGCGGCCGCCTCGAGATCCTGGGTACGCCGGTCGCCCGCGCACTCGCCGCACCCGAGGGTGTCGCCGGCTTCGTGGACGGGCCCGGCCTCTACCCCTCGCTCACCGCCCGGCAGAACCTCGCCGCGCTGGCCGCTCTCCACGGCGACGACGCGCGGACCTCGGGGATCGACGACGCACTCGACCAGGTCGGGCTCACCGACGTCGCCGACGACCGGGCGAACGGCTTCTCGCTCGGCATGCGCCAGCGGCTCGGACTCGCCGCGGCCCTGCTCGCCAGGCCCCGGCTGCTCGTGCTCGACGAACCCGCCAACGGGCTCGATCCGGCCGGCACCAGGCACGTGCACCGTGTCCTCACCCGGCTCGCCGCGGAGGGCACCAGCGTGGTGCTGTCGAGCCACCGCATGGACGACCTCGAGGCACTGTGCTCCGAGGTCACGATCCTCGCCACCGGGCGGGTCGTCTTCTCCGGCCCGCTCGGCAAGCTGGCCGCCGAGAACCGTGAACTGGACTACCGGCTGCGCACCTCCGACCCGCAGGCCGCCTGCCGGCTGGCCACCGACACGGCCGGGATCCACGTCGACGACGACGCCGGAGCGCGGGACGCCCAGGTGCTCGTCGTCCGCGCGCTGGTGCCGGCCCTCGACGAACTGGTGGCGCGGCTGATCAACGCCGGCATCGCGGTACGCGAGCTGGCGCCCGTCGTGTCGCCGCTCGAGGCCGCGTTCCTCGCCCTCATCGAACCGCAGGAGACCGACCGATGA